From the Microbacterium thalassium genome, one window contains:
- a CDS encoding substrate-binding domain-containing protein — protein MNSSLLNIRNGRPSRRLLTTTAIATLAVAGLALAGCADGGGEATSTGDSSTGGDTSGGEGISIVVMGGATDDPFWSTVKRGGEAAAKAVEAAGGTVTFLAMPNYDNFNADAAKLVANIQSLNPSAAVIPDWAPDAQNENIISITSSGTPVFLYNTGIDEVETVGAQGYIGSDDYASGKLAGETFVEAGAKHVVCVNTLPGTTNADARCQGVNDGATGVDYEELALPTSQFGDPTAVAQAIKGAIIQDPSIDAIFTPGQSDTNAAASGIDQAGATGKVFLGGQNFDSESLTRIQDGTQLFAIDQQGYAQGYYGVSAAFQLAAYGIQLAVDPFLTGPAVIDADNVESALAGVDLGVR, from the coding sequence ATGAACTCCTCGCTGCTCAACATCCGCAACGGCCGCCCGAGCCGTCGCCTCCTCACCACCACAGCAATCGCCACTCTCGCCGTCGCGGGCCTCGCGCTCGCCGGCTGTGCCGACGGGGGCGGCGAAGCCACCTCCACCGGCGACTCCTCGACCGGCGGCGACACCAGCGGCGGCGAGGGCATCTCGATCGTCGTCATGGGCGGCGCGACCGACGACCCGTTCTGGTCGACGGTCAAGCGCGGCGGCGAGGCTGCCGCCAAGGCCGTCGAGGCCGCCGGCGGAACCGTCACGTTCCTGGCGATGCCCAACTACGACAACTTCAACGCGGATGCCGCGAAGCTGGTCGCCAACATCCAGTCGCTGAACCCCAGCGCCGCCGTCATCCCCGACTGGGCGCCCGACGCGCAGAACGAGAACATCATCTCGATCACCAGCAGCGGCACCCCGGTGTTCCTCTACAACACCGGAATCGACGAGGTCGAGACCGTGGGCGCCCAGGGCTACATCGGCTCGGACGACTACGCCTCGGGCAAGCTCGCCGGTGAGACGTTCGTCGAGGCGGGCGCCAAGCACGTCGTGTGCGTCAACACCCTCCCCGGCACGACCAACGCCGACGCACGCTGCCAGGGCGTGAACGACGGGGCGACCGGCGTGGACTACGAGGAGCTGGCACTGCCGACCTCGCAGTTCGGTGACCCGACCGCGGTGGCCCAGGCCATCAAGGGCGCCATCATCCAGGACCCGTCGATCGACGCGATCTTCACGCCGGGTCAGTCCGACACGAACGCGGCGGCCAGCGGCATCGACCAGGCCGGCGCCACCGGCAAGGTCTTCCTGGGCGGTCAGAACTTCGACTCCGAGTCGCTGACCCGCATCCAGGACGGCACGCAGCTGTTCGCGATCGACCAGCAGGGCTACGCCCAGGGCTACTACGGCGTGTCGGCGGCGTTCCAGCTCGCCGCGTACGGCATCCAGCTCGCCGTCGACCCGTTCCTGACGGGACCGGCGGTCATCGATGCGGACAACGTCGAGTCGGCCCTGGCCGGCGTCGACCTCGGCGTCCGCTGA